From the genome of Reyranella humidisoli:
GTTTCGATTCGGTGACCGATTCACCCCAGAAATTTCGGACCCGCCGCGACCCGCCGGTGCCGATGTCGTAGTGCGTGATCGGCTCGCCGTATCCGTAGGGGCCGAGGCCGGTGTGGAAATCGACCACGGCCACGTCCTGGCGGCCCTTGAGATAGCGGTCGACGATGGCGTGCAGCGTGCGGTTGGACCAGGCTGGCCCGCCGCCGCCGTAGAACATGCCGTCGGCGTGGCTGTACTGGCCGCCCGAGACGGCGCGGAAGAACTCGATGTCGCCGACCTTGCGCCGGTAGGCCGCCAGCCGGGCGTCAGCGGCCGCACGTCCCTGCTCGCTGAAATCAGCCGGTACGAGATCGTCGGCAATCTCCAGGTACCCCTCGTTCACCGGATAGGGCCTGGAATGGTCGACATAGTTGCGGTTGAGGTCGTTGCCCTCCTCCGTCACCCGCCGAGTCCAGGCGAAGCCGTAGGGGTTGATCGCATGCACGAACAGCACGGCGGTCCCCTTCGGCAGGCCGGCGGCGCCAATGCCGGCCAGCCAGTCGACCTGGAAGCCCGAGCCGCAATAGCCCTCGATGCCGTGGGTCGATGAGATCGTCACCATCACCTTCGTGGCGTCGGCTGGCCCGACCCAGGCCACGTCCGTCGACAGGGATTCGCCCTTCGGCCCCTTGGTCGGGTTGTCGTAGCGGAAGGTCTGCGCGTCGGCGAGCCGGGCGGCCGACAGGAACTTGTCGCGCGCCTCGCTGTAGTCGGCGGCGAAAGAGGCAATGTTGTTCATGGTCGACGATACCTCGTCCGAAGCTTCAGACATTTCAAAGATGCCCTCAGACTCCTCCCTGTCGTTTGGGAAGGAGACGTGGCGAACACTTTACAAGTTAGCCTGGTTTACGGGTTGAGATCGATGGGCTTGAGCACGACGTTGCGGAAGACCGGATGCTTGCAATATTCGTCTCCGTTCAGCGGTCCATCGCGCCTGAAGCAGCTGTCCACCGGGGCTGAAAGACGTTCTTGCCGTCACATCTCGGCTTGGTCATCGGCACTGACACGAAACACAACTATAGGTAGCTTGTGTATCGACTTTTTACTCGCCATTCTTCGGTGCGGTGATCGCTAGGGATGGCCGACAATCGACAAGCCCTACGGAACAGCTAGGTATCGACAAATCCCCGGGTTTGATTCTCGGTGCTTCACCCCAATGCGTCCAAGGTGTTGAGGTTTGACGTGGCGCTCAAGAAAATTGGCAATGTCGGCCGCAAAGCGATTTTGGCTCTCGTTTGCCTTTTAGCCCGAGGTTTCGTCTCGCTCCTGGCAACCTGGTACATCTACTCGGCAGCAATCCTCCTCTACAGGTGTTCCCGTCACTGGAATGATCTTTGTTTCGCCTTTCCGTTCCTAGTTTTCTTGCTGTTTCCTCGGATTACCGATGAAGACGGTTACGACCCCAGTCTTGCCGAAGGCTTCGATGCTCGTCTTCTTGAAGCGGGCTACGATCCTCGCCTTTTTGCAATTCTGTCATTGGCATTGATCGTCACTGTCCTCTGGACAGTCCTCGCATTGGTACGACGGCGCAGATCGTCCTAATGTTTGCTAGGAATCAATACTGCCCGGCCATACACCCCGCTGCTGCCGATTCTATACCCCTCTTCGATATAAAATCTCGTTTGCGCGGAAAGCTTGTACTCATCCGCAGGATCGGAATTGGACGAAAGCCACTCCGCAAATGTTCCGGAGATCGTAAGGAGTTCACGCAGCGTCAGTCCTGCCTGCTGACCGATCAGACCGACATTGATATTGGAAATGTTCCTGAAATGCCGAAGCTGGGTATATCCCGTGAAGAGGCTTCCCTTCCGCTGGTAGTCATAGGCGCCAGCGTGCCCGACAAGCATGCCGAGACTTATAATCAGCTTTAGGTCAGCGGCCGGATCGGAATTGGAGCGCATAGAGGCGTATTGTTCTCCAATGCGGCGGCCATCCGCAGCCACTCTGGCAAGATCGGTATTGGGAGACATCACATATCCAGTCGGTGAATTCTTGTCGGGTATTGCCGTGCCATCCGGCAAACGCACGACCTCACCAACAGTCTCTAGAGCCGCACGGAATTCCGGACTGCCCGGAGTCGGCTCCGTTGGGGGCGCAATTCCTCGGGGAGCCTTAGCTGGCTCTTGCGGTTGCACGATTTCTGTATTGCCG
Proteins encoded in this window:
- a CDS encoding M14 family metallopeptidase translates to MSEASDEVSSTMNNIASFAADYSEARDKFLSAARLADAQTFRYDNPTKGPKGESLSTDVAWVGPADATKVMVTISSTHGIEGYCGSGFQVDWLAGIGAAGLPKGTAVLFVHAINPYGFAWTRRVTEEGNDLNRNYVDHSRPYPVNEGYLEIADDLVPADFSEQGRAAADARLAAYRRKVGDIEFFRAVSGGQYSHADGMFYGGGGPAWSNRTLHAIVDRYLKGRQDVAVVDFHTGLGPYGYGEPITHYDIGTGGSRRVRNFWGESVTESKRGQTASQARDGLGHYGLNRVLKEPQTRLTMCTLEYGTFDRESGQKAFRADHWLHKYGDPLGKEAEAVRKAMRRQFYPETDDWKEAVLFRGHQVVRQAIAGLQRGAL